In Mastigocladopsis repens PCC 10914, a single window of DNA contains:
- a CDS encoding glycosyltransferase — protein sequence MMRVVAYTDSAGIGGAEISLQHLVTNVSKDIDITIVGTSHLVVDAIAQHRLQASRVVLPAMGILSLTAHLQALHRLRPDVVHINICTPWECATGLLAALTLPNARVVRVDQLPLRTTDAVKLWRTRALSLRVDAHVAVGEPSARRMEDFYALGRGTVISIPNCIPDITEQNSIPIPSPFMNRGARGTDGQIVIGSIGRLDAMKGHDLLLRAIAQLEGVRVVILGEGGQRTALEKLATELGVSDRVEFPGWMDNPRAYIPQFDIFAMPSRSEGFPLAVVEAMLAACPVVATRVGSVAEAVSDGETGLLVNKDDVEGLTAALHRLRDDAALRIRLGQCGREVARRNFTVEHMVNSYERLWYEVVTKPQAPRLWLPQPRE from the coding sequence ATGATGCGCGTAGTCGCCTATACAGATTCTGCCGGTATTGGAGGAGCGGAAATTAGCCTCCAACATTTAGTCACTAATGTGTCTAAAGATATAGACATTACCATAGTCGGTACTAGCCATCTGGTAGTAGATGCAATTGCACAGCATAGACTGCAAGCATCGCGGGTGGTATTACCTGCGATGGGAATCCTGTCCCTAACGGCGCACCTTCAGGCGTTGCATCGCCTGCGTCCTGATGTGGTACATATCAACATCTGCACCCCTTGGGAGTGTGCAACGGGTCTTTTGGCTGCACTGACATTACCTAATGCTCGTGTGGTGCGCGTTGACCAGCTACCATTACGCACTACAGACGCTGTTAAGTTGTGGCGTACTAGGGCGCTGTCGCTGCGAGTTGATGCTCATGTTGCCGTTGGTGAGCCAAGTGCAAGGCGGATGGAGGATTTCTACGCTCTAGGTCGAGGCACAGTAATTTCTATACCAAACTGTATACCGGATATTACAGAGCAGAACTCCATCCCCATCCCTTCCCCGTTTATGAACAGGGGTGCTAGAGGCACTGATGGACAGATAGTGATTGGTAGCATCGGTAGACTGGATGCCATGAAGGGTCACGATCTTCTGCTGCGGGCTATTGCTCAACTTGAAGGAGTGCGAGTGGTTATTCTGGGTGAGGGTGGACAACGTACAGCCCTGGAGAAGCTAGCAACTGAGTTGGGAGTGAGCGATCGCGTCGAGTTTCCCGGATGGATGGATAACCCCCGCGCCTACATACCACAATTTGACATCTTTGCTATGCCTTCCCGTTCAGAGGGGTTTCCTTTAGCGGTAGTTGAAGCAATGCTTGCCGCCTGTCCTGTGGTTGCTACCCGCGTGGGTAGCGTTGCGGAAGCGGTGAGCGATGGCGAAACTGGGTTATTGGTAAATAAAGACGATGTAGAAGGACTGACTGCTGCACTGCACCGTCTGCGTGATGATGCAGCACTGCGTATCCGTCTTGGTCAATGCGGTCGGGAGGTAGCACGGCGTAACTTTACCGTAGAACATATGGTTAACAGTTATGAGCGCCTATGGTATGAAGTGGTGACAAAGCCTCAAGCTCCCCGACTGTGGCTTCCACAACCCCGTGAATGA
- a CDS encoding (Fe-S)-binding protein, giving the protein MQVSENSDSKKASLQDLTGFDANHPPEPKLIDTCVHCGFCLSTCPSYRVLGKEMDSPRGRIYLMDAINESEIPLNKATAQHFDSCLGCLACVTTCPSGVQYDKLISATRHQVERNYPRSLSDTLLRKLIFSLFPYPNRLKVLLVPLFVYQKLGLQKLVRTTGLLKRISPRLAAMETILPKITLKSFEGNLPDVISAQGEKRYRVGVILGCVQRLFFSSINEATVRVLTANGCEVVIPKTQGCCAALPEHQGQTEQAKALARQMIDSFANIDVDFVIINAAGCGHTLKEYGHILEDDPEYREKAKEFAAKVRDVQEFLATVGLTAKLSPLSDKPLTLVYQDACHLLHGQKISVQPRQVLRQIPGVKLREPIDAAICCGSAGVYNMLQPEVAEELGNQKVQNLLNTGAELIASANPGCTLQISKHLRLQGKKISIMHPMELLDYSIRGVKLEL; this is encoded by the coding sequence ATGCAAGTTTCAGAAAATTCAGATAGTAAGAAGGCTAGTTTGCAGGATTTGACTGGGTTTGATGCAAACCATCCGCCTGAGCCAAAGTTGATTGACACTTGTGTTCATTGTGGGTTTTGTCTCTCGACTTGTCCCAGTTACAGGGTTCTTGGCAAGGAGATGGATTCTCCGCGAGGGCGCATCTATCTAATGGATGCAATTAATGAGAGTGAGATTCCTCTAAATAAGGCAACTGCACAACATTTTGATAGTTGTTTGGGGTGTCTTGCTTGTGTGACGACTTGTCCTTCTGGTGTGCAGTATGACAAGTTGATTTCTGCGACTCGTCACCAAGTTGAACGCAATTATCCCCGCAGTTTGTCGGATACACTGCTTCGCAAACTGATATTTTCTTTGTTTCCCTATCCCAATCGTTTGAAAGTTTTGCTCGTTCCATTGTTTGTTTATCAAAAGTTGGGTTTGCAGAAACTTGTACGTACGACTGGGTTGCTGAAGCGGATATCTCCCCGCTTGGCTGCAATGGAAACAATTTTGCCAAAAATTACTTTAAAATCCTTTGAAGGTAATTTACCAGATGTGATTTCAGCGCAGGGTGAGAAACGTTACCGAGTTGGGGTGATTTTGGGATGTGTGCAAAGGCTATTTTTTTCTTCTATAAATGAAGCAACTGTGCGTGTTTTAACAGCAAATGGCTGTGAGGTTGTGATTCCTAAAACTCAAGGGTGTTGTGCGGCGCTTCCCGAACATCAAGGACAAACGGAACAAGCCAAAGCTTTAGCAAGGCAGATGATTGATAGTTTTGCAAATATTGATGTCGATTTCGTGATTATCAATGCTGCTGGTTGCGGTCATACGTTAAAAGAGTATGGTCACATTTTAGAGGATGACCCGGAATATCGGGAAAAAGCTAAAGAATTCGCCGCGAAAGTTAGAGATGTGCAAGAGTTTTTGGCGACTGTTGGTTTAACAGCAAAATTGTCACCTCTTAGTGATAAACCCTTGACTTTGGTTTATCAAGATGCATGCCATTTGTTGCACGGGCAAAAGATTAGTGTGCAACCGCGTCAGGTATTGCGGCAAATTCCTGGTGTGAAATTGCGCGAACCTATCGATGCGGCTATATGTTGTGGTAGTGCGGGGGTTTACAATATGCTGCAACCAGAGGTCGCTGAAGAATTGGGTAACCAAAAAGTGCAGAATTTGCTGAATACTGGTGCGGAGTTAATTGCTTCTGCTAACCCAGGTTGTACTTTGCAAATTAGCAAGCATTTGAGGTTGCAGGGTAAGAAAATTTCCATCATGCACCCGATGGAGTTGTTGGATTATTCAATTCGGGGTGTGAAGTTGGAATTGTAG